The genomic window CAAAAACATCGTGCTTGTGGTTAAAAAGTAGCACAGGCAAGAGTGCCTATGAGGGATTATCCGTAGGGGTAGACATATATGTGTCTGCAATAAAGAGTGAAGACGTGTAACGGGATTATCCCCACTCCTGATTGGATTGATTACACTACAATCATCATTTGCAGTGGAGAAAAATCGTTTTTTAGGGGAGCAGGGATGCTCCCACTACACTTACATTTGGAAAAGAAATAAACTGCAGAGGACACGGAGGAAAAAATTGAAAAAGTTCTGTAGTTAAGTGTTCTTTGCCGTGTGTAATTGCTAAGTAAAAAATTCAGGTAGGGGTGTCTACATAATGTAATAATGTAGCGGGGGTGGACTTGCTCACGAATGGGTAGATTGGATGTTGATGTTTATTTTTTTTGGGAGCAGGGATGCTCCCCTTAGTTTAATGATACTTGCGTTTCTATTTTGTTTAGTGAAGTATCAACATTGATACTGAGACATTAAGGAAGGGTAGAAAATGAAAATGATTTGCATATTGTTTCGTTTTTTTTCTTCTCTTCCCTTCCTCTATAATTCTTTTTTATACATATCTTAAATAGGATTTAATTTTAGAGATTTTATAAGAATGATATAGGGTTTATTTTTTATGGTTGAACGGTTAGAGAATTATGGTCGTCTGGCTATTCATACAATGACGTTTAAATTTTTATCTCTTTTTGAAATTGTGAAGCTATTTCAGAAGTATGAGGTTCCTGGAATTACAGTATGGCGGGAGCATATTCATGATACGGGGTTGAAAGAGTCTAAAAAGATATTGACTGATTCTGGTTTGAACGTAGTTAGTGTTTGTCGAGGGGGCTTTTTCCCGAGTGCAAGTGGTAGGGAACGTGAGCAGGCATGTATTGAGACTATGAAGGCAATAGATGAGGCGTATGAGATAGGTGCTCCACTTTTGGTGCTTGTCTGTGGGGCGGAGCCTGGGGTTCCTTTATCGGAGGCACGCCAGCAGATTATGGATGGAATACAAAAGGTTTTGCCTCATGCGAAGTCGGCGGAGGTGTGTTTAGGAATTGAGCCACTCCATCCTATGTATGCGGATAATCGTTCGGCAATAAATATGATGGAACAGGCAAATAATATTGTGTCTGCATTGCATTCTGAGTGGTTGGGGATTGTGCTTGATGTTTACCATGTGTGGTGGGAACCGTGGTTGCAATCGGAAATTATGCGGGCGGAGAGGAAAATAAAGGCGTTCCATGTGTCGGATTGGAAGACACCGACGACGCATTTATTAACAGATAGGGGTTTGATGGGGGAAGGATGTATTCCTATACGTCAAATAAGGGCATGGGTGGAGCAGGCTGGTTTTCATGGATTTATAGAGGTAGAAATATTTTCTGAGAAATATTGGGCTTTACCCCCCGAAAATTTGATTCAGCAGATTAAGGACGCATATTTAAGATTTGTTTAGAATTATTCCCATGGTATGACCCGAATCCACCAGCCTAATGCTTTGAATATATGATTAACAATTTCTACAAACTGGTTGACGATGGTATATAGGAAACCACCTGTTGTTTCAAGCCTTTCTGGCGGTATTGTCGGGTATGTACGCACTCGTTTATCTCCAAACTGTTTCTAATAATAGAATATATAAAGGGATGAAAAAGTTTCAATTTCTTAATAGTTCTTTATATTATCGTTGGTTCCCGATGTCAATAGGTTTTAAGTCGACAGGAATTCCCAATATAAATAAGAAATCACTAACGGCTTTAAATATTGCGTTGACGAAGGCTTCTACTGCTTCTAAAAATAACCATAGCATAGGATATTCTCCTTGTGTTTTTTATTTTCGTCTAAATAAAAATACTTATAAGGATAGGATTTGTTACAGGAATTGATTGGTAGGGGAAAACATATGTGCTATGTTTTGCGTTTTTTTATCATGGAGGTTTTTCGGCATCGATTGAGTCGTATTTGCCAATCTCCAGTCCAACCTTCTTCAAGGGCTTGTTGACAGATTATTATGCATTCTTCATATATCCCTTGTCGTTCGCGTATATCTGAAAGAGTTATATATCCGATATGGGCAGGTAATGGTAATCCTGGTGAATTTTTTTGAAGGTGTTCTTTAACCTGTTTAGAAATTTCGATTTGTTTTTTTGAGGCGATGACTAATAAAGCTACTTTTGTATCTGGGTCGTATTTTTGTTCTTCAATATAATTAGAAATGAGTTCTTCTAAAGCATAAAATTTATCTAATATATTCTCGGCTTCCATTTCGTCAATATCTTTTTCAACTTTATTGATTAACTGTTTTGATTCTTCGAGTTCAGGATGGAAGGATAGTTTGCTTTTGTCTGCGATTGGTGGTGTCTCTGATTTGTCAATAGGTTCGATAATTTTTACTACAAAGGGTTTATTGCAATAGGGGCAGATAACTTTTTGTCCGACTTCTGATGAGTTGAGTGGAACCTCTTTGGAACAGTAAGGACATGTGACAGTGAATTTCATACTCCCTTTCCTTTGTTATTGTTGAGAATATGTTTCATAATAGCATTTTTCATTTCTAAGACCAGTGATTGTTTTTCTGATATATCTACTATTTTTATATCATATTTTTGTTGGTCAATGTATACTAAATTTAATATTTTATTTAATTTTATATTTGTTTCGGATAGGGCATAGTAGTAAATTTGTAACTGTTTCCAATATTTTTCGGCATGTTCACTTGCGTTTTTTCCTGTTTTATAGTCAATAATGGTGCCATCGGAAAGAACAGCATCTACTGTGCCTTTGATTGTTATAGGTTCTATTTTCCAAAGAAACGGTATTTCTCGATATAATGGGACATTTGTCCTAAGACTATTATACACGGGATTTGTTCGGATTTTATCAATAAGAGACTGAATTTCATTTTCAATATTGTCTATGTAGAGATAGTTTTTAGTAAAGGAGAGGATGTGTTCTAAAAGAGGTTCTTTATCATTGTTAAAATCCCAGAGATAAAGTAATGTGTGTAACAATGTTCCACGTTCCGCATGGTATTTGTTATATTCGTTTTCAAGTACCTTAACCGATGGTTGGTTACCATTATCATCAAACATCCAGTCTAATAACTCTGTTACTGAAATTGGTTCTGTGAGGAACTGTTCATAGGTTAGGTTTATGGGTTGAACTAAATCGGGAATGATTTTATTTTTAGGTTTTGGCACGTTAGTTTTAGAATATATTTTTTCAGGTTTTGTTATTTCGCAGATATGAAATAGATGGTGTTCATTATCTTCATTATTTTGATTGCAGATAGGGAAGCAGGATGAGAGGAAAGATAACCATGATTTGGTATCTTGTTTATTTCGAGCCTGTGAGTTTGCAGAAAGAATGAGGTAATCTTTTGCTCGTGTTAAGGCGACATAAAGAAGTCGTGCGTATTCCTGTTCTGTGTCGAAGTTGTTCTGGAGTTCAATGATTTTTTGCCATGGTATCTTGTCGCTGTTTTTATTTTCTAATTCTCCACTGAATTCAGAATCTAAGCTTAATGAGATTCCGATATCACGATGAAAACGAATTCGTTCAAGATAGCGGTTTTTATGTGAGGAATGGAGGTCTGGAATTATAACAATTGGGAATTCTAAACCTTTGGCTTTATGAATTGTTGTTAATATAACTGCGTTCTGTGGTTCTAAGTTTAGGTCTGCCTCACCTTCTAATATTTCGGATTTTAGGCGGTTTATTAATCTGTGATAGTTGTATAAATTCAAGGGAAGTGTTTCCTGATAGGCATTGGTAAGTGCGAGAAGTTTTTGGAGGTTTCCAATTTTTTGAGTGCCAAAGGATTGAGCGGATAGGACTGCTTCGTATCCTGTTTCAGTAATGATGTGTTGAATAAGTTCGTAGACGGGTAGGTGTTTCTTATTGGAGATGGTTCTGTATAAAGTGCGTACTCGGATATATGCGTTGTCATGGGATACCTGTTCTGGGATAGGGATATTGTCGAGGATAAGTTCATAAAGGGGAGCATATATTCGCCAGCGAATGATTTGTTCATCTGAAAGCCCGCAGAAAGGACCTCGTAGGAAGGAGAGGAGAGAAATGTCATGATAGGGGTTTAATAATATATGGATAAAATTCAAAATATCTTTTACTTCTTCAACCTCAAAGAAGCCTCTTCCGCTTACAACTTGATAAGGAATACCTAAGTCTCTTAAGGCTTTTTCATATTGATATAAATGGGTTGTAGTTCGGAAAAGAATGGCAAAATCACCGTATTGAGCCCCTCGAAGTTGATTTGTTTGTTCATCATAGATGTTTATTGTCCCTTTTTCTATACTATCTGTGATGCGGTTGGCTATTGTTATCGCTTCTATGTCATATATATCTTCGTTATTTGTTGTGTCATCTGGAGAGGGAGAAAATAGGAATTCCACTCGTGGCTGTTGATAGGGTTGTCTATGAGGAACCATATTTTGATATGGTTCTTCGACGTCGAATAGTAGATTTGTATTACTGAAAAAGGTGTTAATAAAGTTTATTATCTCTGGTACAGACCGAAAATTTTTTGTAAGGGATATGACTTTGTCGGTAGTTTTTTGTTGGTTCTGAAATACTTTTACCTCAGCACCGCGGAACATATATATTGACTGTTTGGCATCACCAACAAAGAATAGGGAGACGTTATCGGAGGCTTGGAGGAGTTCATTGATAAGCATGGCTTGTTCGCGGTCGGTATCTTGAAATTCGTCGACGAATATATATTTAGTTTTTTGGGCTATTTCTTTGCAGATATCAGGATATTGATTAAGAAAGATACGTGTTAGATATATTAAGTCATCAAAGTTGACCCAGCCTTCTTCTCGCTTTTGTTGTGTCCATTGCTGGTATAACTTTTCAAAGAGATGAATTAATTTATAATTTAGTGTAAGTACTTTTTTGCTATATGAGTCTTCCCATTCGGTTATATATATTTTTTTTAGTTGTTCTTTGATTTTGTTAATTATCTTTTTGATTTGGTCTGTAGTTGTTTTATCTTCTTCACTTCGGGAAGTTCTTTTTGTCTTTTCGTTTAATATTTTATCAATGATGTTAAGTACTGTTACTGCATTTTCTGCCTGTTGAATTTTGTTTAATTCTTCTATTAATGTTTTTCTCCTTATTTCCCATGAGTCTTCAGGATTTGAAAGTTTATTTTCGAATTGTTGCAACTGTAAAATCCATAATTTTATAGAAAGACTTTTTTTGAAGTTTAAGAGGAGTTGTTCGTAAGACTGTTTTACATGTTCGACAAATGCTTCTGCATATTTTTCAGGTGTTGAATAGTATTTTGTCTGTTCAATCCAGTGAATAATAGATAAAGCATTTTCAAAAAGGGTACGGATGATTTTTATTAAACCGTCTATTGATAACTCCACAGCCAGTTCAAAAGCATTGGCATCATTTTCGATGTGGTTAAGCAATTGTTCTCTAATAAATTTATCCAAGAGTAGAAAATTTTCTTGTTCATCAATGATTCGGAAATCTGGGTCGAAACCTAATTTAAGTGCATACTCTCTGAGTATTGAAGAACAGAACGAGTGGATAGTACAGATATGAGCGGATTCTAATTGTTGTTCTAACCATCGCCATCGGGTAAGTTCTT from Candidatus Hydrogenedens sp. includes these protein-coding regions:
- a CDS encoding sugar phosphate isomerase/epimerase family protein — translated: MVERLENYGRLAIHTMTFKFLSLFEIVKLFQKYEVPGITVWREHIHDTGLKESKKILTDSGLNVVSVCRGGFFPSASGREREQACIETMKAIDEAYEIGAPLLVLVCGAEPGVPLSEARQQIMDGIQKVLPHAKSAEVCLGIEPLHPMYADNRSAINMMEQANNIVSALHSEWLGIVLDVYHVWWEPWLQSEIMRAERKIKAFHVSDWKTPTTHLLTDRGLMGEGCIPIRQIRAWVEQAGFHGFIEVEIFSEKYWALPPENLIQQIKDAYLRFV
- a CDS encoding UvrD-helicase domain-containing protein encodes the protein MTPLKQHNVFKTLTEEQKNAVFSDARVIGVDASAGSGKTRVLTARILRLLIEKQIDLNDIVAITFTEKASAEMKQRLRDAFREFATHANSQELTRWRWLEQQLESAHICTIHSFCSSILREYALKLGFDPDFRIIDEQENFLLLDKFIREQLLNHIENDANAFELAVELSIDGLIKIIRTLFENALSIIHWIEQTKYYSTPEKYAEAFVEHVKQSYEQLLLNFKKSLSIKLWILQLQQFENKLSNPEDSWEIRRKTLIEELNKIQQAENAVTVLNIIDKILNEKTKRTSRSEEDKTTTDQIKKIINKIKEQLKKIYITEWEDSYSKKVLTLNYKLIHLFEKLYQQWTQQKREEGWVNFDDLIYLTRIFLNQYPDICKEIAQKTKYIFVDEFQDTDREQAMLINELLQASDNVSLFFVGDAKQSIYMFRGAEVKVFQNQQKTTDKVISLTKNFRSVPEIINFINTFFSNTNLLFDVEEPYQNMVPHRQPYQQPRVEFLFSPSPDDTTNNEDIYDIEAITIANRITDSIEKGTINIYDEQTNQLRGAQYGDFAILFRTTTHLYQYEKALRDLGIPYQVVSGRGFFEVEEVKDILNFIHILLNPYHDISLLSFLRGPFCGLSDEQIIRWRIYAPLYELILDNIPIPEQVSHDNAYIRVRTLYRTISNKKHLPVYELIQHIITETGYEAVLSAQSFGTQKIGNLQKLLALTNAYQETLPLNLYNYHRLINRLKSEILEGEADLNLEPQNAVILTTIHKAKGLEFPIVIIPDLHSSHKNRYLERIRFHRDIGISLSLDSEFSGELENKNSDKIPWQKIIELQNNFDTEQEYARLLYVALTRAKDYLILSANSQARNKQDTKSWLSFLSSCFPICNQNNEDNEHHLFHICEITKPEKIYSKTNVPKPKNKIIPDLVQPINLTYEQFLTEPISVTELLDWMFDDNGNQPSVKVLENEYNKYHAERGTLLHTLLYLWDFNNDKEPLLEHILSFTKNYLYIDNIENEIQSLIDKIRTNPVYNSLRTNVPLYREIPFLWKIEPITIKGTVDAVLSDGTIIDYKTGKNASEHAEKYWKQLQIYYYALSETNIKLNKILNLVYIDQQKYDIKIVDISEKQSLVLEMKNAIMKHILNNNKGKGV